From Paenibacillus physcomitrellae, the proteins below share one genomic window:
- the trmL gene encoding tRNA (uridine(34)/cytosine(34)/5-carboxymethylaminomethyluridine(34)-2'-O)-methyltransferase TrmL — MALHIVLVEPEIPANTGNIARTCAATGTHLHLVRPLGFRTDDATLKRAGLDYWYAVHIEYHDSFEELQAAYSEGRYFYATTKANKYYHDFKFQDGDFLVFGKETKGLPPELIEKNRETAMKMPMTDKVRSLNLSNSAAIIVYEALRQLDFPGMG; from the coding sequence ATGGCTTTACATATTGTACTTGTTGAACCGGAAATCCCGGCCAATACCGGCAACATTGCCAGAACCTGCGCGGCGACAGGCACACATTTGCATTTGGTTCGTCCGCTTGGCTTCCGCACGGATGATGCGACGCTCAAACGCGCAGGTTTGGACTACTGGTATGCCGTTCACATTGAATATCACGATTCCTTCGAGGAGCTGCAGGCGGCTTATTCGGAAGGAAGATATTTTTATGCTACGACCAAAGCGAACAAGTATTATCATGACTTCAAGTTCCAGGATGGCGACTTTCTGGTCTTTGGCAAAGAAACAAAAGGCCTTCCGCCGGAGCTGATTGAAAAGAACCGGGAGACGGCAATGAAAATGCCGATGACAGACAAGGTTCGTTCTCTGAATTTGTCGAATTCAGCGGCTATTATTGTATACGAAGCGTTGCGTCAGCTTGATTTTCCGGGCATGGGGTAA
- a CDS encoding 4-hydroxy-3-methylbut-2-enyl diphosphate reductase translates to MEIVKISPRGYCYGVVDAMVLARQAAKNLDLPRPIYILGMIVHNSHVTQSFEDEGIITLDGANRLDILDQVDQGTVIFTAHGVSPEVRRRAREKGLTTVDATCPDVTKTHVLIEEKAAEGFEIIYIGKKGHPEPEGALGVAPGKVHLIEKEEEIEQLNIQADKILITNQTTMSQWDIKYVMKKLLEKFPGAEVHNEICLATQVRQEAVAEQAGQAELVIVVGDPRSNNSNRLAQVSEEIAGVKAYRIADLSELKREWLIGKKRVAVTSGASTPTPITKEVISYLEQYEDDKPETWPLVRTVNMKKLLPPVKAKASSASES, encoded by the coding sequence ATGGAAATTGTAAAAATATCGCCGCGCGGATACTGCTACGGGGTTGTTGACGCAATGGTGCTGGCGCGCCAGGCTGCCAAAAACCTCGATCTCCCGCGGCCCATCTATATATTAGGCATGATTGTGCACAACAGTCATGTTACCCAGTCATTTGAAGACGAAGGTATCATTACGCTGGACGGAGCCAATCGTCTGGATATTCTGGATCAGGTGGATCAGGGAACTGTCATTTTTACGGCCCACGGGGTTTCGCCTGAGGTTCGCCGCAGAGCACGTGAGAAAGGGCTGACCACGGTTGACGCCACCTGCCCGGATGTTACCAAAACGCATGTCCTGATCGAGGAGAAGGCTGCGGAAGGTTTTGAAATTATTTATATCGGGAAGAAAGGCCATCCAGAACCGGAAGGGGCTTTAGGCGTTGCGCCCGGGAAGGTCCATTTGATTGAGAAAGAAGAGGAGATCGAGCAGCTGAATATTCAGGCTGACAAGATTCTCATCACGAATCAAACCACGATGAGCCAATGGGACATCAAATATGTCATGAAGAAGCTGCTCGAGAAGTTTCCCGGGGCAGAAGTGCATAATGAGATTTGCCTCGCCACACAGGTACGTCAGGAAGCGGTTGCAGAGCAGGCCGGGCAAGCTGAACTTGTCATCGTGGTCGGCGACCCCCGCAGCAACAATTCCAACCGTTTGGCCCAGGTATCCGAAGAGATCGCCGGTGTTAAGGCTTACCGGATTGCCGATCTTTCGGAGCTCAAACGGGAATGGCTGATTGGCAAGAAACGGGTGGCTGTAACCTCAGGAGCTTCGACACCAACGCCGATCACCAAGGAGGTTATTTCTTACCTGGAGCAATATGAGGATGATAAACCGGAAACCTGGCCGCTGGTAAGAACGGTTAATATGAAAAAGCTGCTGCCTCCGGTAAAAGCCAAAGCTTCCTCAGCTTCTGAATCGTAA
- a CDS encoding sensor histidine kinase, which translates to MSIRLRLTAWYTGILAVTLLVFCASIYGIVRYNIFTEVKNKILDQANPTLASLNVTTIQGFDLTPDISQRIRLEDSQIFWQTHSYISGLTQVSTGLKNRAMQFPVPDLGTLGSNPKAHFENVTVGGNFYSVLIVPITATVNGQAGVIGLVQLAANTAAENRIMDQLWHVLLIGSIITIVVASTFGLFLARTSMRPIGKVIDAANQIQTGNDLSVRIDYDGPQDEIGRLIGTVNRMLERTETFYNELDQAYGAQRRFVSDASHELRTPLTTIRGNVDLLKKVWTQEDGAGGKLSQVDLHQMSVEAVSDIADEASRMSRLVNDMLSLARADAGQTIEKTAVEMEPLVTEVIRRAQFLPRKAEWLQGDLSALEGAVVEGDRDYLQQMLFIFIENAFKYTPSGKVVIDTLKNDGQLGIRIADTGIGMERSEVEHIFDRFYRADQSRGVTPGTGLGLSIGKWIIDEHRGSVEVFTRKGEGTTFLIWLPAAFNAAKE; encoded by the coding sequence ATGTCTATCAGGCTCAGACTTACAGCCTGGTATACAGGCATTTTGGCGGTTACGCTCCTGGTGTTCTGCGCTTCGATTTACGGCATCGTCCGCTATAATATCTTTACGGAAGTGAAGAACAAAATTCTCGACCAGGCCAACCCGACTCTCGCTTCGCTTAACGTGACCACCATTCAGGGGTTTGACCTTACTCCGGATATTTCACAGCGGATTCGGCTTGAGGATTCACAAATTTTTTGGCAGACCCACAGTTATATTTCAGGCTTAACTCAGGTTTCGACAGGACTGAAGAACCGGGCGATGCAGTTTCCGGTCCCTGATCTAGGGACGCTTGGAAGCAATCCGAAAGCGCATTTTGAGAATGTGACGGTCGGGGGGAACTTTTACAGCGTACTGATCGTCCCCATCACGGCGACTGTTAACGGTCAAGCAGGCGTTATCGGCCTTGTTCAGCTTGCCGCTAATACGGCTGCCGAGAACCGGATCATGGATCAGCTTTGGCATGTGCTGTTGATCGGCTCCATCATTACGATTGTTGTGGCCTCCACCTTCGGGTTATTCCTGGCCCGTACCTCTATGAGACCGATCGGTAAGGTGATTGATGCCGCTAACCAGATTCAGACCGGCAATGACCTTAGTGTGCGGATCGACTATGATGGGCCGCAGGATGAGATCGGCCGGTTAATTGGTACGGTCAATCGAATGCTTGAACGAACGGAGACCTTCTATAACGAGCTGGACCAAGCCTATGGGGCGCAGCGGCGGTTTGTATCGGATGCTTCGCATGAGCTGCGTACGCCGCTGACGACGATCCGTGGAAATGTCGATCTTCTGAAGAAGGTTTGGACGCAGGAGGACGGGGCTGGGGGCAAGCTCAGCCAGGTGGATTTGCACCAAATGTCTGTCGAGGCTGTCAGCGATATTGCGGATGAAGCCAGCCGGATGAGCCGCCTGGTTAATGACATGCTGTCGCTTGCCCGGGCAGATGCAGGGCAGACTATTGAGAAGACAGCGGTGGAAATGGAGCCGCTCGTCACCGAAGTGATCCGCCGTGCCCAGTTTTTGCCGCGCAAAGCGGAGTGGCTTCAGGGCGATCTCAGCGCGCTTGAAGGAGCGGTGGTGGAAGGCGATCGCGATTATTTGCAGCAGATGCTGTTTATTTTTATTGAAAATGCCTTTAAATACACGCCTTCCGGCAAAGTGGTTATTGATACGCTGAAAAACGACGGGCAGCTCGGCATTCGTATTGCCGATACCGGGATCGGGATGGAGCGCTCAGAGGTGGAGCATATCTTCGACCGCTTCTACCGGGCCGACCAGTCGCGCGGCGTAACGCCTGGAACAGGGCTTGGCTTGTCCATCGGCAAATGGATTATCGATGAGCACCGCGGCTCTGTAGAAGTCTTTACTCGAAAAGGAGAAGGTACCACTTTCCTCATTTGGCTTCCAGCCGCCTTTAACGCTGCCAAAGAATAA
- a CDS encoding AbrB/MazE/SpoVT family DNA-binding domain-containing protein: protein MKPAGVVRKVDQLGRIVLPKSLRKRYQMNEGDPVEILVQGDHIILERYRPKCVFCGSMEEVSEFKERTICKQCLTEMNGLRRLG from the coding sequence ATGAAACCAGCCGGTGTTGTACGTAAAGTAGACCAATTGGGAAGAATCGTTTTGCCGAAATCTCTTCGCAAACGTTATCAAATGAACGAGGGAGATCCTGTCGAAATTTTGGTTCAGGGGGATCATATTATTTTGGAGCGTTATCGTCCAAAATGTGTATTTTGCGGTTCCATGGAAGAAGTTTCAGAATTCAAAGAACGTACGATCTGCAAACAGTGCCTGACTGAAATGAATGGTCTTCGCAGATTGGGCTGA
- the serC gene encoding 3-phosphoserine/phosphohydroxythreonine transaminase — protein MNKRAYNFNAGPAALPLEVLQRAQAEFVDYKGTGMSIMEMSHRGAVYESVHHEAQSRLLKLFGSPSGYKVLFLQGGATTQFAMIPLNFLSEGKSAGYVRTGSWADKALKEAKLVGEAFVAASSESAGFRQVPDLSKLELPEQTAYVHLTSNETIEGTSFFEYPDTGSVPLIADMSSDILSRPFDLETFGMVYAGAQKNLGPSGVTVVIAREELLEQSPKHLPTIFRYDTHYKNDSLYNTPPSFSIYMVNEVLKWIEEQGGLTGIEQLNRKKAGLLYEAIDQSEGFYSGFAQPDSRSLMNVTFRLGSEDLEKKFVKESEAAGFVGLKGHRSVGGLRASIYNAVPFEAIAALVQFMEDFKSSNH, from the coding sequence TTGAACAAGAGAGCCTACAATTTTAATGCGGGTCCTGCTGCTTTGCCGCTTGAGGTGCTGCAGCGTGCACAAGCCGAGTTTGTGGATTATAAGGGGACAGGCATGTCCATTATGGAAATGTCTCACCGTGGAGCGGTTTATGAATCCGTGCATCATGAAGCTCAAAGCAGATTGTTAAAATTATTTGGCAGTCCTTCCGGCTACAAAGTGTTATTTCTGCAGGGCGGAGCGACTACACAGTTTGCCATGATTCCACTGAACTTCTTATCTGAAGGGAAATCAGCCGGTTATGTCAGAACGGGCAGCTGGGCTGATAAGGCGCTGAAGGAAGCCAAGCTGGTCGGCGAGGCCTTTGTAGCCGCTTCCTCCGAGTCTGCCGGATTCCGGCAAGTTCCGGATCTCAGTAAACTTGAACTGCCTGAGCAAACGGCTTATGTCCATCTTACTTCCAACGAAACGATTGAAGGCACTTCTTTCTTCGAATATCCGGATACCGGCAGCGTTCCTTTGATCGCCGATATGTCCAGTGATATTTTGTCCCGTCCTTTTGATCTTGAGACATTTGGCATGGTTTATGCGGGCGCACAGAAGAACCTGGGGCCTTCCGGCGTGACGGTTGTGATTGCCCGTGAAGAGCTGCTGGAGCAGTCGCCTAAACATTTACCGACCATTTTCCGTTATGATACGCATTATAAAAATGATTCCTTGTACAATACGCCGCCATCCTTCTCGATTTACATGGTCAACGAAGTGCTGAAATGGATCGAGGAGCAGGGCGGGTTAACCGGCATCGAACAGCTTAATCGGAAGAAAGCCGGGCTGCTGTATGAGGCTATTGACCAGAGCGAAGGCTTCTATAGCGGCTTTGCCCAGCCAGACAGCCGTTCTTTGATGAACGTAACCTTCCGCCTCGGCTCCGAAGACCTGGAGAAGAAGTTCGTGAAGGAGTCTGAGGCTGCCGGGTTCGTTGGACTTAAAGGTCACCGCAGCGTCGGCGGACTTCGTGCTTCTATCTATAATGCTGTGCCTTTTGAAGCCATCGCAGCTTTGGTGCAATTCATGGAGGACTTCAAAAGCAGCAATCATTAA
- a CDS encoding DUF2161 family putative PD-(D/E)XK-type phosphodiesterase, which produces MAVQHETELYKPLKQYFEKLGYLVKSEVRHCDLVGIHSGQTEPLIVEIKKTFNLALLLQGLERQKMTREVYLAVERNRAKKGAHNQRWSDLTALCQRLGLGLMTVTFYKTKSPFVEVLCTPSGYETGRRASKLRTSRLINEFHERSGDYNVGGSTGRKLYTAYREKALKVAAAVQAGGQISPRKAKEHSGVSAAAAIMQHNYYGWFQRVARGSYVLTETGTAALAEYETMLRNLERAEAAPGLEEV; this is translated from the coding sequence ATGGCTGTCCAGCATGAAACGGAATTATACAAACCTTTAAAACAATATTTCGAGAAATTGGGTTATCTGGTGAAAAGCGAGGTCCGGCACTGCGATCTGGTTGGCATTCACTCCGGGCAGACCGAACCGCTGATTGTCGAAATCAAAAAAACGTTTAATCTCGCCCTGCTGCTGCAAGGACTGGAACGGCAGAAAATGACGCGCGAGGTTTATTTAGCGGTGGAACGAAACCGCGCCAAAAAAGGAGCCCACAACCAGCGGTGGAGCGATCTGACTGCTTTGTGTCAGCGTCTGGGCCTTGGACTGATGACGGTAACCTTTTATAAAACGAAATCTCCGTTCGTAGAGGTGCTCTGCACGCCGTCCGGCTACGAAACCGGCCGCCGGGCTTCCAAGCTCCGCACCAGCAGGCTCATTAACGAATTTCACGAGCGTTCCGGCGATTATAACGTCGGGGGGAGCACCGGCCGAAAGCTGTATACCGCCTACAGGGAGAAAGCGCTGAAGGTAGCCGCTGCTGTTCAAGCGGGCGGCCAGATTTCGCCCAGAAAAGCCAAAGAACATTCCGGCGTTTCGGCAGCGGCGGCGATCATGCAGCACAATTATTACGGCTGGTTTCAAAGGGTAGCCCGGGGAAGTTATGTTTTGACCGAGACCGGAACGGCGGCCCTCGCCGAATATGAGACGATGCTGCGAAACCTGGAGCGGGCGGAAGCGGCCCCGGGGCTGGAGGAAGTTTAG
- the aroF gene encoding 3-deoxy-7-phosphoheptulonate synthase: MIVITSAHTPEERVMEIVEFIKKEGIQTHVSQGNDRTIIGLIGRIEPTLAEHLRQMKDVENVVKITKSYKLASRDFHPEDTIIQVGDVKIGGKELVIMGGPCAVESASQIDEIAALVKAAGAQVLRGGAFKPRTGPYSFQGVGVEGLVMMAEAGKKHGLLTITEVMTPEYVDICAEYADILQVGTRNMQNFDLLRKLGECGKPVLLKRGFSATYDELLNAAEYILAGGNPNVMLCERGIRTFETYTRNTLDLAAIPSLKQLSHLPVISDPSHGTGRRELVEPMSKASVAAGADGLIVEMHTDPDNSMTGDGVQSLFPDQFAALLQDLGKLAPLVGRSFRVPDLAAVN, from the coding sequence ATGATCGTTATTACTTCAGCACATACACCGGAAGAACGAGTCATGGAAATCGTGGAATTCATAAAGAAAGAGGGCATTCAAACCCATGTGTCCCAAGGTAATGACCGTACGATCATCGGTTTGATTGGCCGGATCGAGCCAACGCTGGCTGAGCATTTAAGACAAATGAAAGATGTGGAGAATGTGGTGAAGATTACGAAGTCCTACAAGCTTGCAAGCCGTGATTTCCATCCGGAGGATACGATTATTCAAGTCGGCGATGTGAAGATTGGCGGCAAGGAACTGGTTATTATGGGCGGTCCATGTGCGGTTGAATCGGCCTCGCAGATCGACGAAATTGCGGCGCTCGTCAAAGCAGCAGGGGCTCAAGTGCTTCGCGGCGGTGCTTTCAAGCCCCGTACAGGTCCATACAGCTTCCAAGGCGTTGGGGTAGAGGGTTTGGTTATGATGGCCGAAGCCGGGAAGAAGCATGGTCTCCTGACGATCACAGAGGTTATGACGCCGGAGTACGTGGACATTTGCGCGGAATATGCAGATATTCTGCAGGTGGGCACCCGGAACATGCAAAACTTTGATTTGCTTCGTAAGCTCGGGGAATGCGGCAAACCGGTTCTGCTCAAAAGAGGCTTCAGCGCCACTTATGACGAGCTGCTTAATGCGGCTGAATACATTTTGGCGGGCGGAAACCCTAATGTGATGTTATGCGAACGCGGGATCCGTACTTTTGAAACCTACACCCGGAATACGCTTGATTTAGCAGCGATTCCGTCCCTGAAGCAGCTCAGCCATCTGCCTGTGATTTCGGACCCAAGTCACGGCACCGGGCGCCGCGAGCTGGTTGAGCCGATGTCCAAAGCCTCCGTTGCCGCAGGCGCAGACGGCTTGATTGTTGAGATGCATACCGATCCGGACAATTCGATGACCGGTGACGGCGTGCAGTCTCTGTTCCCGGATCAATTTGCAGCCCTGCTCCAGGACTTGGGCAAGCTGGCCCCGCTTGTAGGCCGAAGCTTTCGGGTGCCGGATCTGGCAGCAGTAAATTAA
- a CDS encoding phosphodiester glycosidase family protein, whose product MNIQVKQVNRFFLLATAPFLGFLLTLWISSHSLDWNTGNTLFESQEDTTIVEKTRSISAGLSQAEETAHYTVSTIKKTANLYTQTTKAMNDIVKTTKEQAARPETIYNKRIVSRLGVPFQTFQSDRIRLELYKLNSGTYQGYAMKVKLKDASAMKMVLGNDSLGGSETTLHAVNRYGAIAGINAGGFADAGGSRYPLSTTVLNGNYLTGFEPSFKDLAFVGLSKSGKLIGGKFYSQQQLDQLQPMFGATFVPVLLKNGIRQGIPDKWKTSPYRAPRTVIGNYKDDQLLIVVVDGYNENGASGATLEELQNKLINLGVKDAYNLDGGGSSSLIFGGKVINHPSDKALRPVPTHFLFFK is encoded by the coding sequence ATGAATATTCAGGTCAAACAGGTCAACCGTTTTTTCCTGCTGGCCACTGCCCCGTTTCTGGGTTTTCTGCTGACGCTTTGGATCAGCAGCCATTCCTTGGACTGGAACACCGGCAATACCTTGTTTGAGAGCCAAGAGGATACGACCATTGTCGAGAAAACTCGCTCCATATCGGCAGGATTGTCGCAAGCCGAGGAAACGGCCCATTACACGGTCTCTACTATTAAGAAAACAGCCAACTTGTATACGCAAACGACAAAAGCGATGAATGACATCGTCAAAACAACAAAAGAACAAGCCGCACGTCCGGAAACTATCTACAATAAACGTATTGTTTCCCGGCTTGGCGTTCCTTTCCAGACCTTTCAATCGGATCGTATCCGCCTTGAATTATACAAGCTGAATTCCGGCACCTACCAAGGTTATGCCATGAAAGTGAAGCTTAAGGATGCATCCGCTATGAAAATGGTCCTCGGCAACGATTCGCTGGGTGGTTCTGAAACCACCCTGCATGCAGTTAACCGCTATGGAGCGATTGCCGGCATTAATGCCGGAGGATTTGCTGATGCGGGCGGCAGCCGGTACCCGCTCAGCACGACCGTTCTGAACGGCAACTATCTGACCGGCTTTGAACCCAGCTTCAAAGATCTGGCTTTTGTCGGCTTAAGCAAATCCGGCAAGCTGATCGGCGGCAAATTTTATTCGCAGCAGCAGCTTGATCAGCTCCAGCCGATGTTTGGCGCGACCTTTGTGCCGGTTCTGCTCAAGAATGGCATACGGCAAGGGATTCCCGATAAGTGGAAAACCTCCCCGTACCGGGCGCCCCGTACGGTCATCGGCAATTATAAAGACGATCAGCTGCTGATCGTGGTCGTTGATGGCTATAACGAAAACGGAGCCTCCGGTGCTACGCTGGAGGAACTGCAGAACAAACTGATCAATCTGGGTGTCAAGGATGCATACAATCTGGACGGAGGCGGCTCCTCCTCTCTGATCTTTGGCGGCAAAGTCATTAACCATCCTTCCGACAAAGCCCTTCGGCCGGTGCCTACACACTTTTTATTCTTCAAATAA
- the glnA gene encoding type I glutamate--ammonia ligase yields MSAQDVLKLIEEQQIEWVDFRFTDLAGRSHHISLPATAVDEDTFVNGVAFDGSSIPGFRGIEESDMVMMPDSGSVFVDPFTAHPTLNVLCDIYTPEGERYERDPRSIAARAEQYLQDSGIGTHANFAPESEFFIFDDVRFESGMNKSYYSVDSEEASWNSGRNEEGGNLAFKVPVKGGYVPVAPTDKGQDLRSEMCRLLEEAGLVVERHHHEVATAGQAEINFRFDTLLKTADNLMKYKYIVQNTAYKAGKVATFMPKPLFGDNGSGMHVHQSIFNGSEPLFYEKGAYANLSETALHYIGGILYHAPALIAFTNPSTNSFKRLVPGYEAPVNLVFSKGNRSAAVRIPVAAVTPKGCRIEFRTPDSTANPYLAFSAMLMAGLDGIKNKIDPRAQGYGPFDTNIYELSDAEKENIRSVPGSLDEALDALAADYEFLTEGGVFTKEFIDNFVDFKRHEARAVSTRVHPHEFSLYFDL; encoded by the coding sequence ATGTCAGCACAGGATGTTTTGAAATTAATCGAAGAACAACAGATTGAGTGGGTGGATTTCCGTTTTACTGATTTGGCAGGCCGTTCACATCACATCTCTCTGCCGGCTACTGCAGTGGATGAAGATACATTCGTTAACGGTGTTGCGTTTGACGGCTCTTCTATCCCCGGTTTCCGCGGAATTGAAGAATCCGATATGGTTATGATGCCTGACAGCGGTTCTGTATTCGTAGATCCTTTCACGGCTCACCCGACACTTAACGTATTGTGCGATATTTATACACCTGAAGGCGAACGTTACGAGCGCGACCCGCGTAGCATTGCAGCCCGGGCTGAACAATACCTGCAAGACAGCGGCATCGGTACACATGCTAACTTTGCTCCGGAGTCCGAGTTTTTTATCTTTGATGATGTACGTTTCGAAAGCGGCATGAATAAGTCCTATTACTCCGTAGATTCCGAAGAAGCAAGCTGGAACAGCGGACGTAACGAAGAAGGCGGAAACCTTGCTTTCAAAGTGCCTGTTAAAGGCGGATATGTCCCTGTAGCTCCTACAGACAAAGGTCAAGACCTGCGCAGCGAAATGTGCCGTTTGCTTGAAGAAGCCGGCCTTGTTGTAGAACGTCATCACCATGAAGTGGCGACAGCAGGCCAAGCGGAAATCAACTTCCGTTTCGATACTTTGCTCAAAACAGCAGACAACCTGATGAAATATAAATACATTGTTCAAAACACGGCTTATAAAGCAGGTAAAGTAGCGACATTTATGCCTAAACCATTGTTTGGAGACAACGGAAGCGGCATGCACGTTCACCAATCGATCTTTAACGGCAGTGAGCCATTGTTCTATGAAAAAGGCGCTTACGCAAACCTGAGCGAAACGGCTTTGCATTACATCGGCGGTATCCTGTACCATGCACCGGCGCTGATCGCTTTCACGAATCCAAGCACCAACTCGTTTAAACGCCTGGTTCCTGGCTACGAAGCCCCGGTCAACCTGGTATTCTCCAAAGGCAACCGTTCTGCGGCAGTACGTATTCCGGTTGCAGCTGTTACACCTAAAGGCTGCCGGATCGAGTTCCGTACACCGGACTCCACAGCGAACCCGTACCTGGCATTCTCCGCTATGCTGATGGCCGGCCTGGACGGCATCAAAAATAAAATCGACCCTAGAGCCCAAGGCTACGGTCCTTTCGATACAAACATCTACGAACTGTCCGATGCCGAGAAAGAAAATATTCGCAGCGTTCCAGGTTCCCTGGACGAGGCGCTTGACGCTTTGGCTGCCGACTATGAATTCTTGACTGAAGGCGGCGTATTTACTAAAGAATTTATCGATAACTTTGTAGATTTCAAACGCCATGAAGCAAGAGCGGTTTCTACTCGTGTTCATCCGCATGAATTCAGCCTTTACTTTGACCTGTAA